The proteins below come from a single Nitrospira sp. genomic window:
- the zwf gene encoding glucose-6-phosphate dehydrogenase, whose protein sequence is MDISPAQEPLASVEPCTLVIFGGSGDLARRRLIPAVYNLLLDGLLPSNYVVLGLGRTPMSDEEFRTTVRDGVIKHSRQALIEETWTTFSKHLFYLAGGNDDAQTYTRLKERIEELERQFELPGNRIFYLSIPPSSFTSACEGLSQSGLAGASGTHSPYTRIIVEKPVGRDLTSAQAINQVTGRVFDESQIFRIDHYLGKETVQNLMVVRFANSIFEPIWNHKYVDHVQITVSEAEGVGTRASYYEEAGALRDMIQNHLLQLLCLVAMEPPYSLDPNVVRNAKMEVLRCLRPITAKDVDKFTVRAQYTEGNVHGTAVPGYRREKGVKPDSTTETYVAVKCFVENWRWSGVPFYLRTGKALPLRASEVAVQFKEIPQILFNAGGHTPQAPNVLALKIQPEEGLTLRIVSRVPGTRAQTHPVEMDFKYGEVFGRPSPEAYERLLLDVMAGNASRFMRRDAVEASWAWITQILEAWEKSGQRWIPEYQAGTWGPVEADRLIQNDGRAWRVL, encoded by the coding sequence ATCGATATCAGCCCGGCCCAGGAGCCATTAGCATCGGTCGAACCTTGTACTCTCGTCATTTTCGGTGGTTCGGGAGATTTAGCTCGTCGGCGTCTCATCCCTGCCGTCTATAACCTATTGCTGGACGGATTGCTCCCGTCGAACTATGTCGTGCTCGGCCTGGGCCGTACCCCGATGAGCGATGAAGAATTTAGAACCACTGTCCGCGATGGTGTCATCAAACATTCGCGACAAGCGTTGATCGAGGAGACCTGGACGACCTTTTCCAAACACCTGTTCTATCTGGCGGGGGGAAACGACGACGCCCAAACCTACACTCGATTAAAGGAGCGAATCGAGGAACTCGAGCGTCAGTTTGAATTGCCCGGGAACCGTATTTTCTACCTCAGCATTCCTCCCAGTTCGTTTACCTCCGCCTGCGAAGGCCTGTCTCAGTCCGGGCTTGCAGGTGCCTCCGGCACCCATTCCCCCTACACACGCATCATCGTGGAAAAACCGGTCGGGCGCGATCTGACTTCCGCGCAAGCCATCAATCAAGTCACCGGCCGTGTCTTTGATGAATCGCAGATTTTCCGGATCGATCATTACCTCGGGAAAGAAACCGTACAAAATCTCATGGTGGTCCGCTTTGCGAACAGTATCTTTGAGCCGATCTGGAACCACAAGTACGTTGATCACGTCCAGATCACCGTGAGCGAAGCCGAGGGGGTGGGAACTCGGGCCTCCTATTACGAAGAAGCCGGCGCGCTCCGAGACATGATTCAAAATCATCTCCTCCAGCTTCTTTGCCTGGTGGCGATGGAACCTCCCTATTCCCTGGACCCCAACGTCGTGCGCAATGCCAAGATGGAAGTTCTTCGCTGCCTGCGGCCTATCACGGCCAAAGATGTAGACAAGTTTACGGTGCGTGCGCAATACACAGAGGGGAACGTCCACGGGACCGCGGTGCCAGGGTATCGCCGTGAAAAAGGCGTCAAGCCGGACTCCACCACCGAAACCTACGTGGCGGTGAAATGTTTCGTCGAAAATTGGCGGTGGTCCGGAGTGCCGTTTTACTTGCGGACGGGGAAAGCCCTGCCATTGCGAGCGAGTGAAGTCGCGGTGCAATTCAAAGAAATTCCGCAAATCCTCTTCAATGCCGGAGGGCACACGCCTCAAGCCCCTAACGTCTTGGCCTTGAAAATACAACCCGAGGAAGGCCTCACGCTTCGCATCGTCTCACGGGTGCCCGGCACCCGCGCCCAAACACACCCGGTGGAAATGGACTTCAAATATGGAGAGGTGTTTGGTCGACCTTCCCCAGAGGCCTACGAACGCCTGCTTCTGGACGTCATGGCGGGCAATGCCTCTCGCTTCATGCGGCGCGATGCCGTCGAAGCTTCTTGGGCTTGGATTACCCAGATTTTGGAAGCCTGGGAGAAATCGGGGCAACGGTGGATCCCGGAATATCAAGCCGGTACCTGGGGACCGGTGGAAGCGGATCGCTTGATCCAAAACGACGGACGGGCCTGGCGCGTCTTGTAA
- the folB gene encoding dihydroneopterin aldolase encodes MPDQIRIERLEFRSRCGVTVEERTRPQPLAIDLELDYRMDHAGISDDLRHTIDYATVARRVVEIGTGREAQLLESIAEQLFAVIFAEFPVDRIKLWLRKLHPPITDITASVGITRERTRLAQHVLRADPHPARFLVRQLDRLPKGLVLDVAAGRGRHTLYLSSLGYQIEAIDRDEQALAQLLTDVRTNHLTNVTTQALDLESTPTPDLGKDRYDAILVFFYLSRPIVPQLLRALKPGGVLIYETFLIDHHLRHQHPRRREFCLEHGELLNLTSGLRVLHYDEGPHEGARDGESAYTAQLVAQKPFTPGATA; translated from the coding sequence ATGCCCGACCAAATCCGTATTGAACGATTGGAATTTCGGAGTCGTTGCGGTGTGACGGTTGAAGAACGCACACGCCCGCAACCCCTTGCCATTGATCTGGAGCTGGATTACCGCATGGATCACGCGGGCATCTCTGATGACCTACGCCACACCATTGATTACGCAACCGTGGCCCGCCGAGTCGTTGAAATCGGAACCGGTCGAGAGGCGCAGCTCCTAGAGTCGATCGCTGAACAGCTGTTCGCCGTCATCTTTGCTGAATTTCCCGTTGATCGGATCAAGCTCTGGTTACGCAAATTGCATCCACCGATCACCGACATCACCGCATCCGTCGGCATCACCCGCGAGCGAACCAGGCTCGCCCAGCACGTACTCCGTGCAGATCCTCACCCAGCACGGTTTCTCGTGCGGCAGTTGGATCGCCTCCCCAAGGGGTTGGTCCTCGACGTCGCTGCGGGAAGGGGGCGGCACACGTTATATCTCTCTTCTCTGGGCTATCAGATCGAAGCCATCGACCGAGATGAACAAGCGCTCGCGCAGCTCTTGACCGACGTTCGAACCAACCACCTCACCAATGTCACGACACAAGCACTCGACTTGGAGTCAACGCCTACACCGGACCTTGGAAAGGACAGGTACGATGCCATCCTTGTCTTCTTTTATCTTTCACGGCCGATCGTTCCGCAGCTCCTTCGTGCGCTGAAGCCAGGAGGCGTGTTGATCTACGAGACCTTTCTCATCGATCATCACCTTCGCCACCAACATCCACGGCGTCGTGAGTTCTGCCTGGAACATGGGGAGCTTTTGAATCTGACTTCCGGACTCCGTGTCCTTCATTATGATGAGGGGCCACACGAAGGGGCTCGAGACGGAGAATCCGCCTACACCGCGCAACTCGTGGCACAGAAACCTTTTACTCCCGGAGCTACCGCATGA
- a CDS encoding aminotransferase class I/II-fold pyridoxal phosphate-dependent enzyme, with protein sequence MIDLRSDTVTKPTDEMRKAMARADVGDDVYGEDPTVNRLQDMAGAMLGKRFCLFVPSGTMSNQLAIRIQTQPGQEVIVESKSHIVRYEQGAAGALAGVQLHWVQGERGIITAEQVEAAIRPTDPHSITTALICLENTHNAGGGTIYPLSTIEKIRTVAVKYGIPMHLDGARLFNAVAATTLPPSAYAQHFETVSLCLSKGLGAPVGSLLLSNDPKLIERARRFRRMYGGAMRQAGVLAAAGIHALERHVARLKTDHEHAKKLARLLQQIPAIQIAPQHVETNIVIFDILDEGRSPSELVAALKEQGVLINAVGGKSYRAVTHLDITEPQIEEAVAAFTRVLPR encoded by the coding sequence ATGATCGATCTACGTAGCGACACCGTCACCAAACCGACCGATGAGATGCGCAAGGCGATGGCCCGCGCCGATGTGGGCGATGACGTCTATGGTGAAGATCCGACCGTCAATCGGCTTCAAGACATGGCCGGAGCAATGCTGGGTAAGCGGTTCTGCCTTTTCGTCCCCTCCGGCACCATGTCCAATCAACTGGCGATTCGCATCCAGACCCAACCGGGACAAGAAGTCATCGTCGAAAGCAAAAGCCACATCGTCCGGTACGAGCAGGGCGCAGCCGGCGCCCTGGCCGGTGTGCAGCTTCATTGGGTGCAGGGAGAGCGCGGTATCATCACGGCTGAGCAGGTGGAAGCCGCCATCCGGCCGACTGATCCGCACAGCATCACGACCGCGCTGATCTGCTTGGAGAATACACACAATGCCGGCGGCGGCACCATTTATCCCCTCTCCACGATCGAAAAAATTCGCACAGTTGCGGTAAAGTACGGAATCCCCATGCATCTGGATGGTGCCAGGCTGTTCAATGCCGTGGCCGCCACGACCCTCCCTCCGTCCGCCTATGCCCAGCATTTTGAAACTGTTTCCCTCTGCCTCTCCAAGGGACTCGGCGCTCCCGTCGGATCACTGCTCCTCTCCAACGACCCAAAGCTCATCGAACGGGCGCGTCGCTTTCGCCGCATGTACGGAGGCGCCATGCGTCAAGCTGGCGTGTTAGCCGCCGCTGGGATCCATGCATTGGAACGACATGTGGCTCGACTCAAGACTGACCACGAGCATGCCAAGAAACTGGCGCGGCTGCTCCAGCAAATTCCCGCGATCCAGATCGCTCCACAGCATGTGGAAACCAATATTGTGATCTTCGACATCCTTGACGAGGGACGCTCACCAAGCGAGCTGGTCGCCGCACTCAAAGAGCAGGGCGTGCTCATCAACGCAGTCGGTGGAAAGAGCTATCGCGCGGTGACACACCTGGATATCACGGAGCCTCAGATTGAAGAAGCCGTTGCGGCGTTCACACGAGTCCTCCCGCGATGA
- a CDS encoding MFS transporter — protein sequence MDDPRYARLQRWADFLGAKREELVPLTWAFVYFFCLLCGYSILRPVRDEMAIEGGLKHLPWMMTATFLTMLAATPLFGWLSAHCSRYRLLLTVYGFIIVNLLIYYAFMTSHAYPEWVARSFFVWLSVINLFIVSVFWSFMADLFTPEQGTRLFGVIAAGGSSGALIGPLITTGLTFVFPVPVLMLASAGFLFLCLGCIYRLERWGRERSAHHQPQPGDPLHGSFLAGVRLTFSSPYLMGICGYLVCLTMTATFLYLEQTRLVSEYFDQPEARTRLFSSLDFTTGLLTWLTQLFLTQRVIRRFGLVAPLLFLPVISVVGFLGIALWPTLGLYVVFSVLRRVGEYALSKPAREVLFTVVSREEKYKAKNFIDTAISRGGDASTGWLVTGVKALGATTAQIAWVMVPLMLVWAWLATVLARQEKRRSTE from the coding sequence ATGGACGATCCACGATATGCTCGGCTTCAGCGATGGGCTGACTTCCTTGGGGCGAAGCGTGAAGAGCTGGTGCCGTTGACCTGGGCGTTCGTCTATTTTTTCTGCTTGCTGTGCGGGTATTCCATCCTCCGTCCCGTGCGTGACGAAATGGCCATCGAAGGAGGATTGAAGCATCTCCCGTGGATGATGACTGCGACGTTCCTCACCATGCTCGCGGCCACACCGTTATTCGGGTGGCTCTCTGCACATTGCTCACGCTATCGATTGCTGCTGACGGTCTACGGTTTCATTATTGTAAATCTGCTGATCTACTACGCGTTCATGACGAGCCATGCCTATCCCGAGTGGGTGGCCCGCAGCTTTTTCGTATGGCTTTCGGTGATCAACCTGTTCATTGTGTCGGTCTTCTGGAGCTTCATGGCCGACCTCTTCACACCTGAGCAGGGGACGAGACTGTTCGGAGTGATTGCGGCAGGTGGAAGTAGCGGGGCGTTGATCGGCCCCTTGATCACAACGGGGCTCACATTTGTCTTCCCGGTGCCGGTGCTCATGCTCGCCTCGGCGGGATTTCTGTTCCTCTGTCTGGGATGTATCTATCGACTCGAGCGATGGGGACGTGAACGGTCAGCGCATCATCAGCCCCAACCGGGTGACCCGCTTCACGGGAGTTTTCTAGCGGGAGTTCGCTTGACCTTCTCCTCGCCCTATTTGATGGGGATCTGCGGATATCTGGTCTGTCTGACCATGACCGCCACCTTTCTCTATCTTGAGCAGACCCGCCTGGTTTCGGAATATTTTGACCAACCAGAAGCCCGCACCCGTCTCTTTTCCAGCCTGGACTTTACGACTGGCCTGTTGACGTGGTTGACCCAGCTATTCCTCACGCAGCGAGTCATTCGACGATTCGGTCTGGTCGCGCCCTTGCTGTTTCTGCCGGTGATCAGCGTGGTGGGGTTTTTAGGTATTGCCTTGTGGCCGACTCTTGGACTCTATGTCGTCTTTTCCGTCCTGCGGCGAGTCGGGGAATATGCGCTGTCGAAGCCGGCGCGTGAAGTGTTGTTCACCGTCGTCAGTCGAGAAGAGAAATACAAGGCGAAGAATTTCATCGATACAGCCATCTCTCGCGGCGGCGATGCCTCGACTGGGTGGCTGGTCACGGGTGTGAAGGCGCTCGGAGCCACGACGGCTCAGATCGCTTGGGTGATGGTGCCCTTGATGCTGGTCTGGGCCTGGTTAGCCACGGTGTTGGCTCGGCAAGAAAAACGTCGATCGACAGAATGA
- a CDS encoding methyltransferase domain-containing protein yields the protein MANDSLRQLLREHLAWWGLRQFTSDRDYFAWQQRQFSSEDLKQLASRAERKRDGGRYDEIAFYDIAAHPKIFPVLYSQRYDYYETIGPLIAAHCGEANDILDFGCGLGILTSFCARLCPEKNFVGVDRSSASLAIAQEKANQLGLHNLRFACVDIEVEELSGSYDLIVATHALMQAEQDPGLPSHSWQTFERARDSVQQASFEQRTGLGRRLDNIMKALSSDGRMMLCEKTRQLARRVPFQRALAARDLQLIQPPTPVSYHSVEELVGDGPFYRLQRGSQKRVAWDELPEADDGRPFSPGVITPPTDPEHPLYENHWPSAQAAWERLADRDVLADTTRQDPDGRQVHVERGRFPGFHYLYCANTFDQRQLVIVEQARAAILETYYQEIVRGLS from the coding sequence ATGGCGAATGATTCTCTGCGACAATTGCTCCGTGAGCATCTGGCCTGGTGGGGACTCCGGCAGTTCACGTCCGATCGCGACTACTTTGCCTGGCAGCAGCGACAGTTTTCCTCTGAAGATCTGAAACAACTTGCGTCACGCGCTGAACGAAAACGTGACGGTGGTCGTTACGATGAGATTGCCTTCTATGACATCGCTGCCCATCCGAAGATCTTTCCGGTGCTGTACAGTCAGCGGTACGACTATTACGAAACGATTGGCCCGCTGATTGCTGCACATTGCGGTGAGGCGAACGACATCCTCGATTTCGGTTGTGGGTTGGGTATCCTGACTTCCTTTTGTGCGCGACTATGTCCGGAAAAGAATTTTGTGGGGGTTGATCGATCATCCGCTTCTCTCGCCATCGCACAGGAAAAGGCCAATCAGCTCGGATTGCACAACCTCCGATTTGCATGTGTCGATATCGAGGTCGAAGAACTATCAGGCTCGTACGATCTCATTGTGGCGACCCATGCGTTGATGCAGGCTGAGCAAGACCCCGGTCTTCCAAGCCACAGTTGGCAGACCTTTGAACGAGCGCGAGATTCAGTTCAGCAGGCGTCATTCGAACAGCGAACCGGGCTTGGCCGTCGGTTGGACAATATCATGAAGGCCTTGTCCTCAGATGGCCGCATGATGCTGTGTGAAAAAACACGGCAACTGGCTAGACGAGTCCCCTTTCAGCGAGCCCTGGCGGCCAGGGATTTGCAGCTCATCCAACCTCCAACTCCAGTCAGCTATCACTCAGTCGAAGAACTGGTCGGCGACGGGCCATTCTATCGGTTACAGCGCGGAAGTCAGAAGCGGGTTGCCTGGGATGAATTACCGGAAGCAGATGACGGTCGTCCATTTTCTCCTGGAGTGATTACGCCCCCCACTGATCCCGAGCATCCTCTCTATGAGAATCATTGGCCTTCGGCTCAAGCCGCATGGGAGCGGTTAGCTGATCGTGACGTACTCGCAGACACCACACGCCAGGACCCGGATGGTCGGCAGGTCCATGTCGAGCGCGGAAGGTTTCCAGGGTTTCACTATCTGTACTGCGCGAATACCTTCGACCAACGCCAATTGGTCATTGTGGAGCAGGCTCGCGCCGCGATACTGGAGACGTACTACCAAGAAATTGTGCGTGGGCTCTCTTAG
- a CDS encoding HD-GYP domain-containing protein: MTVPKVARPTPKVSTGPTEPLLTHEKSLAQKIGQGSEAGDILDQQLAMLGFQLITQLNTLIKTSRIHGRTNAALDKPVETMLTLIQTLAHDQPVTVRIQNDFLFLGERHLKINAQQMLIASSIIDTMTTWKIGGLTFASSTSSGDLRELAYLFVTLDPATKSLNDFRQELKALNVSSIELQDRQELALRNDAASNQTPGPDQGTKARQKAKSKVAYGQAANEIGQLTQSARTGGTLNFKQAKRAIQNIVDLMMQDEATVLGLTTLRCHDQYTHNHSVNVSLLSLALANRAGYPKVELADLGLAALFHDMGKSNIPLDVLNKPGEFTEDEWAMMRSHPTEGVLSLTQLRGITSLPARMVAASFEHHMNLDYSGYPKLKTPWTLSLTGRILMIADCYDAMTSSRVYRREPMSPSKVLNIMFSKSGKSFDPILLKLFVNCVGIVPIGSLVLLDTDELAVVLKPAVNKATAERPLVKVITDRHGEPIDNGPELDLSEKDEGGSYHHSIIRLVDTAEYKIDTSRYFV; encoded by the coding sequence ATGACAGTTCCTAAGGTCGCGCGACCAACGCCGAAGGTGAGCACTGGCCCGACCGAACCGCTCCTGACCCATGAAAAATCCCTGGCCCAGAAAATCGGGCAAGGCTCCGAGGCCGGCGACATTCTCGACCAACAGCTGGCCATGCTGGGGTTCCAGCTCATCACACAGCTGAATACCCTCATCAAGACCTCGCGCATCCATGGCAGAACGAACGCCGCACTCGACAAACCAGTCGAGACGATGTTGACCCTGATTCAAACTCTGGCCCATGATCAACCCGTCACCGTGCGGATTCAGAACGACTTTCTCTTTCTTGGGGAACGCCACCTCAAGATCAATGCCCAGCAGATGCTGATCGCCTCAAGTATTATCGATACGATGACCACATGGAAAATCGGAGGACTCACCTTTGCGTCCTCTACATCCTCCGGTGACCTTCGGGAGCTCGCCTATCTGTTCGTCACACTCGATCCCGCCACGAAATCGCTCAATGACTTTCGCCAGGAACTCAAGGCCCTGAACGTCTCCAGTATCGAACTACAAGATCGGCAGGAACTGGCACTACGAAACGATGCCGCTTCCAATCAGACCCCTGGACCCGACCAAGGGACAAAGGCCCGTCAGAAAGCCAAGTCCAAAGTCGCGTACGGACAGGCCGCCAACGAAATCGGCCAGCTGACCCAATCAGCACGCACAGGCGGCACGTTGAATTTTAAGCAAGCCAAGCGCGCCATCCAAAACATCGTGGACCTCATGATGCAGGATGAAGCCACAGTTCTGGGCCTGACGACGCTCCGGTGTCACGACCAATATACCCACAACCATTCTGTCAACGTCTCGCTTCTCTCGCTCGCACTCGCCAATCGTGCCGGCTATCCCAAAGTCGAACTGGCAGACCTCGGACTCGCGGCGCTGTTTCATGACATGGGCAAATCGAATATTCCGCTCGATGTCCTGAACAAGCCCGGTGAATTCACAGAAGATGAGTGGGCGATGATGCGCAGTCACCCCACCGAAGGCGTCTTGAGCCTCACACAACTTCGTGGCATTACCAGCCTCCCGGCGCGCATGGTTGCTGCATCGTTCGAGCACCACATGAACCTGGACTATTCCGGCTATCCCAAGTTGAAAACGCCATGGACGCTCTCATTGACCGGCCGCATTCTGATGATTGCGGATTGCTATGACGCAATGACCTCGTCACGCGTCTATCGACGAGAGCCGATGTCTCCTTCAAAAGTGTTGAACATCATGTTCTCAAAATCCGGGAAGAGCTTTGACCCCATTCTACTCAAACTCTTCGTCAACTGTGTCGGCATCGTCCCGATCGGAAGCCTCGTCCTGTTGGACACTGACGAACTGGCCGTGGTCCTCAAACCAGCCGTCAACAAGGCCACCGCTGAACGACCTCTGGTCAAAGTGATTACCGACCGGCATGGCGAACCAATCGACAATGGACCGGAGCTGGACCTCAGTGAAAAAGATGAGGGCGGCAGCTATCACCACAGCATCATCCGATTGGTCGATACCGCCGAATATAAAATCGACACCAGCCGTTACTTTGTTTGA
- a CDS encoding glutamate-5-semialdehyde dehydrogenase: MAIDVPAKLYIEKLLKDSRRLARALALLPGAVKAAALHAMAERVNSDHDTILTANAKDVEAVGKSFGEGAAKERMKAAVAHVRVTAEQIRDMVEQLHQIAELPDPVGLVVSRQERPDGLQVSRVKVPIGVLGVLSERSPLITVESIALGMKSGNFCVLRGAPEWRHTYQAIDTGLREAAVKCGVPTGAWVLIDRSDKEVALELMRAAKGVDALIVRGGAGLRKAVAEQAKVPVLCDDGGLTYLYVDDDTDIPMAQNLVINSKVQQPGSSNSLDTLLVQQVIGRQFLPPLINRLLDQFKVEVHACPKTVALMGQMAMTGHTAIVPATEADWQTQFAGPTVAIKMVEGLDEALAHMAAHRPCLTAVIATNRYESAMRFTKEVDAGAVLVNASTRLHAGDSFGMGRDMGLSVGKLHAKGPIGLEQLTCEKYVAFGSGQLRLPHPVPETYFDAIMLKRP, encoded by the coding sequence ATGGCGATTGACGTTCCTGCCAAATTATACATCGAGAAACTGCTCAAAGATTCACGGCGTCTTGCTCGCGCGCTGGCACTCCTCCCCGGCGCGGTCAAGGCGGCTGCCCTCCATGCCATGGCAGAACGCGTGAACTCGGACCACGACACAATTTTAACTGCGAATGCGAAGGATGTCGAGGCAGTTGGGAAGTCTTTTGGGGAGGGGGCTGCGAAGGAGCGAATGAAGGCGGCCGTGGCGCATGTCCGGGTGACGGCCGAGCAGATCCGCGACATGGTCGAGCAACTTCATCAGATTGCCGAGTTGCCGGATCCTGTGGGGCTGGTTGTGTCACGGCAGGAGCGTCCTGACGGCTTACAAGTCTCGCGGGTCAAGGTGCCGATTGGAGTGCTCGGGGTGCTTTCGGAGCGCAGTCCGCTCATCACGGTGGAATCGATTGCGCTGGGGATGAAGTCGGGGAACTTCTGTGTTCTTCGCGGCGCACCAGAATGGCGGCATACGTATCAGGCGATTGACACGGGATTGCGTGAGGCCGCCGTGAAGTGTGGAGTACCGACCGGGGCCTGGGTTCTGATCGATCGGTCGGACAAGGAAGTGGCGCTTGAGTTGATGCGAGCGGCAAAAGGGGTTGACGCACTCATCGTGCGCGGCGGAGCCGGGTTACGCAAGGCGGTCGCGGAGCAGGCGAAGGTGCCGGTGCTCTGTGATGACGGGGGGCTGACGTATCTGTACGTCGACGATGACACCGATATCCCGATGGCCCAAAATCTGGTAATCAACTCGAAGGTCCAACAACCGGGATCCTCCAACTCGCTGGATACCCTGTTGGTCCAACAGGTCATCGGTCGGCAGTTCCTGCCGCCGTTGATCAATCGGTTGCTCGACCAATTTAAAGTGGAAGTGCATGCTTGTCCGAAGACAGTCGCCCTCATGGGACAGATGGCCATGACAGGCCATACGGCAATTGTCCCTGCAACGGAAGCGGATTGGCAGACTCAGTTTGCCGGACCGACCGTAGCCATTAAGATGGTGGAAGGGTTGGACGAGGCGTTGGCTCACATGGCTGCCCATCGTCCCTGTCTGACGGCGGTGATCGCCACCAATCGGTACGAGTCCGCGATGCGATTCACCAAAGAAGTCGATGCCGGTGCCGTGTTGGTGAATGCGTCGACCAGGCTTCACGCCGGTGACAGTTTCGGAATGGGACGTGACATGGGGTTGAGTGTCGGTAAATTGCACGCGAAGGGCCCGATTGGCCTGGAGCAGCTGACCTGTGAGAAGTATGTGGCATTCGGTTCCGGCCAGCTGCGGTTGCCCCATCCGGTGCCGGAGACGTACTTCGACGCAATCATGCTGAAGAGGCCTTAA
- the gnd gene encoding decarboxylating 6-phosphogluconate dehydrogenase, with protein MELGFIGLGKMGMNMVIRLRRDQHRVVVYDRSNDLIQQAEGHGCVGATSLADLVSKLSAPRAVWIMVPSGTPTEETVQAVATLLKPGDTIIDGGNTRFHDDVRRAAALKKQGLHYVDAGTSGGIWGLKVGYCLMVGGEEAAVQRLAPLFKTLAPENGWAHVGAVGAGHYVKMVHNGIEYSMMQGYAEGFELMSKSEYKLDLARVANLWMHGSVVRSWLLELAVDALKQDPKLEQLKGYVQDSGEGRWMIADAIEKDVPVPTLTTALFTRFRSRQDQSFAEKMLAALRNAFGGHAVRR; from the coding sequence ATGGAACTGGGATTTATCGGATTAGGCAAGATGGGCATGAACATGGTCATCCGTCTACGACGCGATCAACACCGCGTGGTCGTCTATGACCGATCGAACGACCTCATTCAACAGGCTGAAGGCCATGGCTGTGTCGGTGCCACCTCGCTTGCCGATCTGGTCAGCAAGCTCAGCGCACCGCGTGCCGTCTGGATTATGGTCCCCTCCGGTACTCCGACGGAAGAAACCGTGCAAGCTGTGGCGACATTGTTGAAACCCGGAGATACCATCATCGACGGCGGCAATACCAGATTTCACGACGATGTGCGGCGTGCTGCTGCATTGAAGAAACAGGGACTCCACTATGTCGACGCGGGGACCAGTGGCGGGATCTGGGGATTAAAAGTCGGCTACTGCCTCATGGTCGGCGGAGAAGAAGCAGCCGTTCAACGACTTGCCCCACTATTCAAGACCCTTGCTCCGGAAAATGGATGGGCCCACGTCGGTGCCGTCGGGGCAGGCCATTATGTCAAAATGGTCCACAACGGCATCGAATACAGCATGATGCAAGGCTACGCGGAGGGCTTTGAGTTGATGTCAAAGAGCGAGTACAAGCTGGATCTGGCGCGCGTGGCCAATCTCTGGATGCATGGCAGCGTGGTGCGGTCATGGCTGCTGGAGCTCGCGGTGGATGCACTCAAACAGGACCCGAAGCTCGAACAGTTGAAAGGGTACGTGCAGGATTCCGGAGAAGGACGCTGGATGATCGCCGATGCCATTGAAAAAGACGTCCCGGTTCCCACGTTGACGACTGCACTCTTCACACGGTTTCGGTCACGCCAAGATCAATCGTTTGCAGAAAAGATGTTGGCGGCCCTCCGCAACGCCTTCGGTGGCCACGCGGTCCGTCGATAA
- a CDS encoding nucleotidyltransferase domain-containing protein produces the protein MDSNTATTTPTREELNAELLEVPEPPEQPESPPPPGFEDGIEVAVRHVKGRRGGDLVGILLVGSGARRTLTPHSDIDLLALVKGETDSHEILRVGERLADIRYHGYRSVEDDLAYSLRLPSLLRKSRILYDHDGVCAKLLDKVHQRFRQGPPPASINEQIRLKAECYHLLGKAEDLIDKPGTAYYLLTLFYEDCISAFFRLRGFWLVAPVDVHRFMFSREPALADLAGQFLTAATLADQLNFGRQFADLLFKDVPNPARID, from the coding sequence ATGGACTCCAATACAGCCACCACCACTCCTACCCGCGAAGAACTGAATGCCGAGCTGCTTGAAGTTCCAGAGCCGCCAGAACAGCCGGAGAGTCCACCCCCTCCAGGCTTTGAAGACGGCATTGAAGTCGCCGTCCGACATGTGAAGGGCCGCAGAGGAGGCGACTTAGTGGGCATCCTCCTCGTCGGATCCGGGGCACGACGCACACTCACACCTCACAGTGATATTGATCTGCTCGCCCTCGTCAAGGGCGAAACAGACAGTCATGAAATCCTCAGAGTCGGCGAGCGGCTTGCCGATATCCGCTATCATGGATATCGTTCGGTTGAAGACGACCTGGCCTATTCTCTCCGGCTCCCCTCACTCTTGAGAAAAAGTCGAATCCTTTACGATCACGACGGTGTCTGTGCCAAACTCCTCGACAAAGTCCATCAACGCTTCCGCCAAGGGCCCCCACCGGCATCCATCAATGAACAGATTCGGCTCAAGGCGGAATGCTACCATCTCCTCGGGAAGGCGGAGGACCTCATAGACAAACCGGGCACCGCTTACTATCTCTTGACGCTGTTTTACGAAGATTGCATTTCCGCCTTCTTTCGGCTGCGAGGGTTTTGGCTGGTCGCGCCGGTGGATGTCCATCGGTTCATGTTTTCCCGTGAGCCGGCCCTGGCTGACCTAGCCGGACAGTTCCTGACCGCCGCGACGCTCGCCGACCAGCTCAACTTTGGCCGGCAATTTGCCGATCTCCTCTTTAAGGATGTCCCGAATCCGGCTCGTATCGACTGA